From one Eriocheir sinensis breed Jianghai 21 unplaced genomic scaffold, ASM2467909v1 Scaffold714, whole genome shotgun sequence genomic stretch:
- the LOC126994077 gene encoding uncharacterized protein LOC126994077, with amino-acid sequence MPTTCAVFGCHSVYEKGVKITFHTFPKDEDTRQKWITACRRGDFINPTAAHMCNRHFEDNAYERNLMYELLEIPLPSKQRRLRPGAVPTLHLPIVTNSVTIDDILERRRGTKRFLAETDVANGAAATPESEAVPVTAAGGSVPKRRLLFGDPTGSVSGSLSDEGNHRGREGERTEGHGTTTQKPLPPLQAVPVTAAGGSVPKRRLLFGDPTGSVSGSLSDEGNHRGREGERTEGHGTTTQKPLPALDEVFEGKPFICENNECIKERSEREEEKREWINERKKLITERDELLQEKCEWEKEREILIERLEYQNKVGLWHGIEKVTEKLQTYLTPTQIECMLHKKPVKRWEEEDIRRAREDIIRCDARIPE; translated from the exons ATGCCTACCACGTGTGCAGTGTTTGGTTGCCATTCCGTTTATGAAAAAGGTGTAAAAATAACATTCCATACGTTTCCGAAAGACGAAGACACAAGGCAGAAGTGGATTACTGCGTGCAGAAGAGGAGATTTTATAAATCCAACCGCTGCACATATGTGCAACCGGCATTTTGAAGATAATGCATACGAGAGAAACCTTATGTACGAGCTTTTGGAAATACCACTACCCTCAAAGCAAAGAAGGCTGCGACCAGGGGCCGTACCAACGCTGCACTTACCAATAGTAACAA ACTCCGTAACAATTGATGATATtctagagaggagaagaggaacaaaacgaTTCCTAGCAGAAACAGATGTCGCTAATGGAGCTGCTGCAACGCCTGAGAGCGAAG CTGTTCCTGTGACAGCTGCTGGTGGGTCGGTACCAAAGAGGAGGCTTCTTTTTGGCGATCCCACAGGTTCAGTGTCTGGCTCCTTAAGTGATGAAGGAAatcacagagggagggaaggagagagaacagaaggccACGGCACTACTACACAGAagcctcttccacccctccaag CTGTTCCTGTGACAGCTGCTGGTGGGTCGGTACCAAAGAGGAGGCTTCTTTTTGGCGATCCCACAGGTTCAGTGTCTGGCTCCTTAAGTGATGAAGGAAatcacagagggagggaaggagagagaacagaaggccACGGCACTACTACACAGAAGCCTCTTCCAGCCCTTGATGAAGTATTTGAGGGGAAGCCATTTATTTGTGAAAACAATGAGTGTATTAAAGAAAGAAGTGAgcgtgaggaggaaaagagagagtggataaatgaaagaaagaaacttaTAACAGAGAGGGATGAGCTTCTTCAGGAGAAATgtgaatgggaaaaagagagagaaatattaattGAGAGACTGGAATATCAGAACAAAGTGGGTTTGTGGCACGGCATTGAAAAGGTTACTGAAAAGCTACAAACATATTTGACTCCAACTCAGATCGAATGCATGTTGCACAAGAAGCCTGTGaagaggtgggaagaggaggacattAGAAGAGCT CGTGAGGACATCATCCGTTGTGACGCTCGGATCCCGGagtga